A genomic window from Leptolyngbya sp. BL0902 includes:
- a CDS encoding sirohydrochlorin chelatase codes for MSTNLFPATAYLLVYHGSRDPRPGQAAERLAQLVREQLNSPHGTTVSSSPPLPGTPLSPFERLPAAMYGSGLAAASQPRRAMADPILVGTACLETGALPLHQQIVKFGRRAAAAGATAIRIVPIFLLRGVHVLRDLPAEMQMAQRSLPDLALSLTPSLGDHPGLRHLAQERLQTTTAEAWLLLAHGSRRPEGNRAIQTLAQSLGGAVAYWAVPPHLETQIIHLIQQGVQRLAILPYFLFTGTTTDAITQRTEELAERFPGLGIHLLPPLGPSPALAQLVADLALGQGAVAPAQPAVSLKRMARRSLLQPSSMVS; via the coding sequence GTGTCCACCAACTTGTTTCCAGCAACGGCCTATCTGCTGGTGTACCACGGCAGTCGCGATCCTCGGCCCGGTCAGGCGGCAGAACGACTGGCCCAGCTCGTGCGTGAACAACTCAACTCTCCCCATGGGACAACGGTTTCTAGCTCACCCCCCCTCCCAGGTACGCCCCTGAGCCCCTTTGAACGCTTGCCTGCCGCAATGTATGGTAGCGGTCTGGCCGCCGCCAGTCAGCCGCGTCGGGCTATGGCAGATCCCATCCTGGTGGGCACCGCTTGCTTGGAAACAGGGGCACTGCCGCTGCACCAGCAAATCGTAAAATTCGGGCGGCGGGCGGCGGCGGCGGGGGCAACGGCGATTCGCATCGTTCCCATCTTTTTGCTGCGAGGGGTGCATGTGCTGCGCGACCTTCCTGCTGAGATGCAGATGGCCCAGCGGTCTCTGCCAGATCTAGCGCTGTCCCTCACGCCTTCCCTGGGTGATCATCCAGGGCTGCGCCATCTGGCACAAGAACGTCTACAGACGACGACGGCAGAGGCGTGGCTGTTGCTAGCCCACGGCAGTCGGCGGCCAGAGGGCAACCGCGCCATTCAAACCCTGGCCCAGTCTTTAGGGGGAGCCGTGGCCTATTGGGCGGTGCCGCCTCACCTAGAGACCCAAATCATTCATCTGATCCAGCAGGGCGTACAGCGGCTGGCTATTTTGCCCTATTTCCTGTTCACGGGCACAACTACCGACGCCATCACCCAGCGCACGGAGGAACTGGCGGAGCGGTTCCCAGGCTTGGGGATTCACCTGCTGCCTCCCCTTGGCCCTTCTCCGGCCCTGGCTCAACTGGTAGCAGACTTAGCCCTAGGACAGGGTGCTGTTGCCCCTGCTCAGCCTGCGGTATCACTCAAGCGGATGGCCCGTCGTTCGCTGTTGCAGCCGTCTTCGATGGTGTCTTAG